A single window of Pyxicephalus adspersus chromosome 10, UCB_Pads_2.0, whole genome shotgun sequence DNA harbors:
- the LOC140339062 gene encoding uncharacterized protein — MDKIEIKVEEEEMSVEDYQQLMEEAGMTGTFIEEDTPTQISTGYTMETSKDCLTLSPDCKVEAMTRDYEQTEAISSTMNRPSNPSNSEHPPTVRGSGEILGEKTLPRPEFRESFTSELSLPVHQRSHAGEKRHSCSECGKSFIRKAKLDTHFRSHTGEKPYSCLKCGKCFSDKDNFSRHQRLHTGEKPYSCSECGRCFTQQSELVRHKRSHTGERPYSCYECGKSFSQKSDLSIHQRSHTGEKPYTCSECGKCFSDKANLSRHQRLHTGEKPYGCPECGKCFAHKSDLVKHQRCHTGEKPYCCPECGKCFSENTSLSKHQRLHTGEKFYSCSECGKSYPQKSELVRHLRSHTGEKPFSCPECGKRFSQKSNLYTHQRSHTGEKPYSCLECGKSFSHKSNLTVHQNCHMQEKPFSCPECGKYFAQRSRLTTHQKTHTTSEVYISVPV, encoded by the coding sequence gatacACCATGGAGACATCAAAGGATTGTCTGACTTTATCTCCAGATTGTAAAGTGGAGGCCATGACAAGAGATTATGAGCAAACAGAGGCCATCAGTTCAACTATGAATAGACCTTCCAACCCCTCTAACTCTGAGCACCCCCCTACTGTGAGAGGTAGTGGGGAAATTCTGGGGGAGAAGACCTTGCCTAGACCTGAGTTCAGGGAAAGTTTTACGTCTGAACTGAGTCTTCCTGTCCATCAGAGATCTCACGCAGGGGAGAAACGGCATTCCTGTTCtgagtgtggaaaaagttttatacGTAAAGCAAAACTGGACACCCATTTCAGATCTCACACgggagagaagccatattcctgtcttaagtgtgggaaatgtttttcagatAAGGACAATTTTTCCAGGCATCAGAGATTGCATACAGgtgagaagccatattcctgctcTGAGTGTGGAAGATGTTTTACACAGCAATCAGAACTTGTTAGACATAAAAGATCTCACACAGGAGAAAGGCCATATTCATGCTACGAGTGTGGGAAGAGTTTTTCACAGAAGTCTGATCTTTCCATACATCAGAGGTCTCACACAGGTGAGAAACCGTATACTTGCTCGGAGTGTGGAAAGTGTTTTTCAGATAAGGCTAATCTTTCCAGACATCAGAGACTGCACACAGGGGAAAAACCATATGGCtgccctgagtgtgggaaatgttttgcacACAAATCAGACCTCGTCAAACATCAAAGATGTCACACGGGTGAGAAGCCATATTGCTGCCCTGAGTGCGGGAAGTGTTTTTCAGAAAATACCAGTCTTTCTAAACATCAGAGGCTGCACACAGGTGAGAAattctattcctgttctgagtGTGGAAAATCATATCCACAGAAATCAGAACTTGTTAGACATCTGAGATCTCACACGggagagaagccattttcctGCCCTGAATGTGGGAAACGTTTTTCCCAGAAGTCTAATCTTTATACACATCAGAGGTCTCATACAGGTGAGAAGCCGTATTCCTGCCtggagtgtgggaaaagtttctcACATAAGTCCAATCTTACTGTACATCAGAATTGCCATATGCAAGAAAAGCCATTTTCTtgtcctgagtgtgggaaataTTTTGCACAGAGGTCTCGTCTTACAACACACCAGAAAACCCATACAACCTCTGAGGTGTATATTAGTGTGCCTGTTTGA